From the genome of Candidatus Zixiibacteriota bacterium:
GAAAACTATGGTCAGCGAGTTCAATATTCGGTTTTTGAGTGCTTGGTTGATCCAGCGCAGTGGGTTGCTCTTCGCAGCAAGTTGGTGAAGAAAGTAAATAAAGAGACAGATAGTTTACGGTTTTACTTTCTGGGGAAGAATTGGAAACGCAGAGTTGAGCATTTTGGTGCTAAGTCGTCATA
Proteins encoded in this window:
- the cas2 gene encoding CRISPR-associated endonuclease Cas2, producing the protein MLVLVTYDVNTETSEGRKRLRHVAKICENYGQRVQYSVFECLVDPAQWVALRSKLVKKVNKETDSLRFYFLGKNWKRRVEHFGAKSSYDPEGPLII